A window of Bacillus toyonensis BCT-7112 genomic DNA:
GGAACCACGTTAATTGACGTTTTGCATAACGACGTGAATTCGTCTTTAATTGTGATACCGCTTCTTCTAAAGAGACACGATTCTCAAAATAATCATATACCTCTTTATACCCAATCGCTTGAATAGATTGACAATCTCTTATCCCACGATTATACAGCCCTTCTACTTCCTCTAATAAACCTTGTTCCATCATTAAATCCACTCGTAAGTTAATGCGATCGTATAGCATTTCTCGATCCATTGTCAAGCCAATTAATGAAACATCATATAATAACTCGTTTTCTTGTTTTTCGAGTTGATCACTCATTTTTTCGCCCGTCGTGTGGAAAATTTCTAACGCCCGAATGACACGACGCACATTATTAGCATGAATACGCTCCGCGCTTTCTGGATCTACTTCTTGCAATTTTTCATGTACATATTCCACACCACGTTCTTGAGCTAGCTTTTCCATTTGCTCTCGGTATATAGCATCACCAGCATCATCTGTAAACTGATAATCGAATAAAACTGATTGTATATAAAGACCGGTTCCACCAACAATAATCGGTAATTTACCCCGCTCTGTAATTTCTCGAATATGTTTACGAACACGTTCTTGAAATTCTGCGACAGAAAATGAATCTTCCGGATCTTTTATATCGACCATATAATGTGGAATTCCGTCCATCTCTTCTTTTGTCACCTTTGCTGTTCCAATGTCCATCGTGCGATAAATCTGCATGGAATCTCCACTTATAATTTCACCATTCAACGCTTTGGCAAGGTCAATACTTAACTTCGTCTTTCCAACAGCAGTTGGTCCAATGATGACAGCAACCTTTTCGCGTTGCATTTCTCCCATATCATTCAACTCTCTTTATGTAATATACTCCATCTATTGATTATATCCAATCTTAACAATTTTAACGGTACGATTGCAAGTTCTTTCATTCTGGTACATGAAATTTCATATAAAAAAGAACATAGTTTGTCCAATTCTGCATACACATGATAAAAAATAGCTTTGAGAGGATGAGTTGACTATGAAACAATCTACCATCAATTTTTCATCTTTAACAAAAGACCTTATTTTAGCCACTGCTACAAAAGAACAAAACTGTTCACAAGAAGAATTATACTTCGCTCTAAATTGTTTGCTACGTTCTTTTCATTCTACGCTCCAAGAAACAACATTACATCCAGAAAATAAAAATACAGAGTATATGCAGACTCAATTTTGCAGTGCATATAAAATTCTTACAGGTACAACTATTTATCCCTTTCAATAATCCATAAAAAGCGGTTGCTTGAAAATATGTAAGCAACCGCTTTTTAAATTAATACATATACACTATTGTATAACTTTCACTTTTACAGACTTACGGCCCCAGCTATTAGCACTACCATCTGAGCCCACTAATACATCAATACGATTTCCTTTAATAGCACCACCAGTATCTCCAGCAATCGCTTCTCCATATCCTTCTACCCATACTTTCGATCCAAGTGGAATTACCTTTGGATCAACAGCAATTACTTTCATATTTGGATTCGCTGTTAAATCATGCCCCATTGCAGTTAATACACGACCACCATACGTACCATTCTCACTTGGATTTGCTGTATACGCCGTCGCTTCTACTGTTATTTCACGTCCACCAGCAGGGGCACTTGTTTGAGTAGATTTCGCAACTTGTTTCGTAGTTGACTGCTGTTTTACCACAGGTTTATTTGATTCTACATTCTTAACAGACTCTTTGCTCTTAACTGCTTTATTATTTTTAACCGGCGTATTTACTCTTTCCGGCACTTCTTCTTGCGTTACAACTTCTTTCTTTTCAATTACCGGTGCCGTCCCTGTTAAAAATGGCACGTGAACATATGCAACTTTTCCATTGTAGTCGAATTGTAACCATTCATTTTGAACTTGATTTGTCGTTTCAATCAAATCATTTTTATTAAATTTACCAAGAATTTCAGAGTCAGTATTCGCTCCAGCACGAATATTTAATACATTCGCAGTTACATAATACGTACTTTTAGTAAATTCAGCACTTACAAATGCTTCTTTACCGTCTAATTTAATTTTCGACCATCCGTTTTCTGTATTTATAACATCTAATTTATTTCCACTTAACATTTTACCTACAAGCTTTGACTCTACATTTGGGTTTTCTCTCACATTTAATACGTCTGTTGTTACAATCGTTTCTGCTTTCGCAGAACCTGCAAAAATCCCAAGACCAAAAACTGCCGCTGTTGCTATACCTAATAATTTTTTCATGAATAGCCTCCATTTGCTTTGTTTTCGTATTTTCATTATAGCAACAGATTTTTTAGTTTTTTAGAAATCACACAATTACAAAGCATTCGTAATATACGATTAACGAGTTGTAACATAAATTTCCATATTAATAAAATGCCTTTTCAATAGAAACCCCAATATTTTTCATATATTTTCCACATACAAGCATGAAAATTTTTTTCCAAAAAAAATTACAGTATTACTGTTTTGTTACAAAAAAACCATATTCCATTACATCTTTTACCATAAAACATCATTCTCCAATTATTAATCTCTTTTTTTGTAATAAAAAAGAGTAACTTATAGTAGCTACTCCTTTTTCATTTGTTATTTAACTTTCTTTTTCCAAATTCCCATCATAAGAGCAGAAATAGCTGTCCCTACTAGTATAGAGAAAATATATAGCAACGGTTTATTTACTAATGCTATAACAAATAACCCACCATGTGGTGCCGGTAATGTAATTTGGAATAACATAGATAACGCACCTGCAATACTTGAACCAACAACACAACTTACAATTACTCGAATCGGATCTGCAGCTGCAAATGGAATTGCACCTTCTGTAATAAACGATGCTCCCATAATATA
This region includes:
- the miaA gene encoding tRNA (adenosine(37)-N6)-dimethylallyltransferase MiaA, translating into MGEMQREKVAVIIGPTAVGKTKLSIDLAKALNGEIISGDSMQIYRTMDIGTAKVTKEEMDGIPHYMVDIKDPEDSFSVAEFQERVRKHIREITERGKLPIIVGGTGLYIQSVLFDYQFTDDAGDAIYREQMEKLAQERGVEYVHEKLQEVDPESAERIHANNVRRVIRALEIFHTTGEKMSDQLEKQENELLYDVSLIGLTMDREMLYDRINLRVDLMMEQGLLEEVEGLYNRGIRDCQSIQAIGYKEVYDYFENRVSLEEAVSQLKTNSRRYAKRQLTWFRNKMDVTWFDVTDGEKTSEILRYIEGKLQLKSNNSK
- the entD gene encoding cell wall-binding protein EntD; the protein is MKKLLGIATAAVFGLGIFAGSAKAETIVTTDVLNVRENPNVESKLVGKMLSGNKLDVINTENGWSKIKLDGKEAFVSAEFTKSTYYVTANVLNIRAGANTDSEILGKFNKNDLIETTNQVQNEWLQFDYNGKVAYVHVPFLTGTAPVIEKKEVVTQEEVPERVNTPVKNNKAVKSKESVKNVESNKPVVKQQSTTKQVAKSTQTSAPAGGREITVEATAYTANPSENGTYGGRVLTAMGHDLTANPNMKVIAVDPKVIPLGSKVWVEGYGEAIAGDTGGAIKGNRIDVLVGSDGSANSWGRKSVKVKVIQ